cATCTCAGTACtctgggggctgaggcaggaggattgctttaagTTCAAGGGCAGGCTGGGCTTCAACACAGTGAGTTCTGGACCAGACTGTGCTACCAAGACCTCCTCTTGTCTCTGAACAAAGTCATACTTGGTGACAGAAGAATAAGGTCATGCAAGTTGCTAGAATCCAAGTCATCAGAAAGGGTCTTGCCAAGGTGTTGGCTGAGGATTCCTGTGTGACTCCCTGCTTTGGGTTAGTGTGGGACCTACAGGTCTAAGCACATAAGGTTCCAAGTGAGGGGAGCAGCGCAGTGACGGGTCATTCCTCATACTATGGCGTCTGTCCAGACGCAGCCCATCTGGGTCAGGTGATGAGAAATACCACGAGgttcctgctcttttttttttttttttttttttttttgccagttagCAAATGAATGCTGTCCATTTGTACGTGTACTGGAAACTGGCATATTTAAAAAGCTCTTGAATCATAGTTAGACTACCAGGTCATCTAGCTTTCTGATTTGAAGGTAACTGAAAAggggaagtgaaaaaaaaattaatgtttaacAACAAATAGCAATTCTGGAGACAGCAATAATGGAATGGCTGCAGGGAGCAGAGCTTCAGCAACTGGTGCTGCTTGACTGACAAAGTTCAGAAAAGGCTGACCAGCGAACAAAAGCTGCTCAGGTGTGTCAATGGGAGCAGACGGTACCGGTCAAGCTTATCCAAAATGCTTGAGGCTACAAGGCTTTGAGTTTTGAGAGTTGTATGGATTTTGGGATCACTGCATGTGACATAATGAGATAGCTTGTGGATTTGCATATCGCATAATGTCTTGTGAATGAAACCCAAGTGTAGGCACAGAATTCACTCATGTTTCATGGTCATTTCATGCAATTATTTCCAGGGTGGCTGGGTTTTTTTAACTATGGCTTGTCTCATAAGATCATTATTTGTGAAATTTCCCACTTGTAGCATCAGGTTAATACATAAAACCTTTCAGATTTTTAGATGTGGGATCCTCAACCTGTACTCTTAATGTCTTTAAGCATCTACCCTTGCAAAGTTATTATCCACCCACTTGGAAATGACTCAGACTGTATAGGGTTCTAGCAGGCAAGGCTTTTATTACATTTTTCATGATACTGTCTTAGACACATAGCTCCTCAAATGATGATAAATTGGGAGAAAAAGAAGAGCTTGGAATTTGGTGATATTGGCTGGACTGGGGGAGGTGGTAATGACGTCGGTTTGGGACAAGGTGACTCTGAGGAGGCAGCAGATCAACCCACAGGTAACTGAGAAGCGCAGAATTGTCCCCATTTAAAACCAAATAGAGATGGATAGAATGAAAGGATGATTTTCTAGAGGACGGTGATGCCAGTGCAAATGTGGCGTGAACTTTCCTTGGCATCATCGATCTTGTTTCCATGGGAATAATTTATTTCTGCTCACCCCATTGGTGCAAGTGGACTTGCTTTCCCCCCCAGTTCTGTTTATGCCGGCGATTGTACACAGTGATCTTACAAGCAAATGAACTGAGATGCATAcaaattatttcttctcatcctcCTGGAGTTTAAACAGGTGTCGTACACACTTAGGCCAAAGCTCGTGGTTTGAATAAGGAGTGGTCACTTATGAGCCAGTGACCCACTGCAACAGCACACGAGGTGGCTAGGCGTGGGAAGGGAGGCTGTTTTCCCTTTGTGTTCGAGGACCCTCATACCCAGCTGAGACCATGAAGTAGATGATGGCGAATCTACAGGAAGAGCTGTCCTTATCCCCAAGGAAAGTGCTTCATCAGATGGGTGGGCTTTTGTGCAGGAGGGCCTCTGGAAGCACGAGGGAGGCTGGGGAATAGAGCCCATCCAAGCCATGCAAAGGACCATCATGACTGGGGGTTATAGGCACCAACGTGGTAGGGAGGGAAAGCATGCTGTTCAAATGGCCCATTGCGAGAAATCTGTTGTTCTTATCTCCACAGGTGATGCAGATCCGGTTCCTGCTCTGGATCCCTTCTGTGTCCCACACTCTTCCCCGAGCTTGAGAGAGCCTAGGAAGTGGGCCGGCCAGCCCCAGTGACCTGCCTGACCCCAGATTCCGTGCCTGGGCCGATCCTTGGCTGCCCTGCTCCTGCGCCCTCGCTCTCGAGCTCCGCGGTGGAAGCGCCCACCCCCTTCCTTCTAGCTGTGCCTTATTAGATGGCACAGCATTTGATCAGTGCACCCGAAAAGGAAGTTGTGAGAAGCAAAGCCCATGGCCCCGTTCCGCTGCCAGACATGTGGCAAGTCATTCCTCACCCTGGAGAAGTTCACGATCCACAGTTATTCCCACTCCAGGGAGCGGCCATTCAAGTGCTCCCAGACTGACTGTGGCAAGGCCTTCGTTTCCAAATATAAGTTGATGAGGTGAGGCGCTTCAGAAAGGCGTGCACTCTTACACAGACTTTTAAATGGCCCTTCTAGCCCCCAGGGCTCTCACTTCAGGGAAAGGGGAGGGCAGGATATGGATGCATTTTAGCATTTTAGggactctttttaaaatacttatttttatttatttgagagagagagagagggcacaacagggcctccaccccaactgctgcaaacaaactccagatgcatgtgccaccatgtgcatctggcttacttaatgggtcctggggaatcgaacctgggtcttttggctttacaggcaagtaccttaaccactaagccatctcttcaatccaagggacttttcttctttttttttttgtttttttcaaggtaaggtttcactctagctcaggctgacctggaattcactatgtagtctcagggtggcctcgaactcatggtgatcctcttacttctgcctcctgagtgctgtgattaaaggtgtgcaccaccgtgccctgcACCAAGGGACTCTTTTTAAAGCTGTCTCGGTGATGACTGTAGCTCTGGAGCAAGTGGAGGTCACTTGGCCGGACTTTGTGCATGGACACTTTTGACTTTCAGAGATATTCATGGCAAACCAAAGAATGAAAAACCACTGTTTTCTTAGataagtcctttaaaaaaaatgaactacaTGTCATCCAAATTACTTCCCTAGTGTCTGTTAAGTACTCAAGACCACAAGAGAAGTAATATACAAGATGTGCCTTCTGCCCACACAAGGTTTCGGTAATGTCACAGAAAAAGACAACTGAGCAGCCAGACAATAGTGTGACTGACAGCCAGTGCTGTCAGAACTCTTCACGAAACGATCCTTAAAGCTGCAGCTGGCCGACGGCTCCACATGTAAATGCACAGAGGAGAGTCAGCCTTAGCAGCCTGACTTTCCATCTAAGTGGTATTAACACTGCATTATCCTTCCATCTTGGAGTGCCCTGGAGGGAGGCACTTAAAAGAGGTAAAAGGAAGACATAAATTATGCTCCTGACCCTTAAGAATACCACTTTTGTAGGTAATGTAATATACGTTGAAAATACCCAGGCATTTTGAAACTCAAATGCCTTCTGCTGTACATTGGCCACTCTCTAGTTGTCATAGCATCAGTATCGGGGGCCTGGCGTGCAGCTCCTGTGCATATGCAGGTATCCGTAACCCCAGAACTGGAGTTCTGGAGCCGTGAGTGGGGTAAGTTAGGGTTAGCTGTGAAAAGCTGAACTAGGGCTGTCTTAAATACTGCTTAGTAGTTCAGGAGAAAGGATCTGCTCCATCAAGGTGGGAAGTCACCCAAACAGGAAGCCGTGTGCTTTGTACAGCCCTGCTCCCCCGGGCCCAGCACTTTCTGGCCTCCTTGGCCTGAGGCTATGCTCTTTTAAGGAATTGGAGGGCAGAGGGGTGGCAGGATGGATGCTTAGgctgggcttaaaaaaaaaaaaagacgatgaAACATTCCATTCATTTCCCAGCAGTTGTAACATAACCTCCATTTTATAAGCAAAGATTGAAGGAGGAAAAATAACATGTTTGCTTCACCAAAAAGAGAATGTGGGCTCCAGGGTAGCAAACTGAAACCaagcccaggagagagagagagagagagagagagagggagagagagatagagagagggggagagggagagggagagggagagggagagggagagggagagggagagggagagagagggagagagagggagagagagagagaggagaggagagagagagagagagagagggagagagagagagagagagaatggggctagAAAAGATGACTTGGCAGGAGAGGCTCAGGCCAAGGTTGGATATGTTTGCTAGCCAAAGATGATGGACTTTGTGCTCACGATAGAGTGTGCTAAAACTGGTGGTCATGCGCCCTGAGAGGAGAGAAGTCAAGGGAGGGAAACTTGTTGAAGCCACGTCAGTGGTGAGAGGATGGATGATGCTCTGCAGTGAGACTGTTGCATGGGAGAAGCGAGCAAAAATGAATAAAGTGAGGAGTGGAGGAAAAGACTGGGAGCCAGGCAGGGGAAAGGGCTCTGAAATGCTAAGGGGCAGGAGCCAGTGAAAACGGGGCTTCCTCAAATACTGGTGCCAACCTGTGCCCCTCTCAGAGTTAGGAAGAGTATAAGACAGGGAAGAGTGAGAAGGAGGTACCCCATTGAGTTGTTATCCCGCCAGTGACCATGGATGGTAGATGAAGTCAAATCAGATTAAAATCCTCCGCAAAGAACGAATGGGAGAATGGCAGAAGTATGAGACTCATGACAGAGATTcggccaaattaaaaaaaaaaatagtttaaatatcAAATCTCCAAACTAGCCATCCCTGCACTTCATGGCTGTTATACCCAGGTGGGCATCTTGTAGGACTGTGTGGATCATGTCTtttaagtcccagcacttgggaggctgagttaagaggattgccatgagtttgaggccagcctggggctactgagtgagttccaggtcagcctgggctagagggagaccctacctcgaaaaaaaaaacaaaacaaaacaaacaaaccaaccccaACCGGGTCCAGTTGGGCACTTTCCCTAAGGTTGAGGATAGCTGTTTGAACAGGTTACTTTCCTCCGGCTTATGACGCTCCTCGGTTATGACCTGCTGTCCTTCTGCTCCTAGGCACATGGCCACACACTCGCCGCAAAAGTCTCACCAGTGTGCTCACTGTGAGAAGACCTTCAACCGGAAGGACCACCTGAAGAACCACCTGCAGACCCACGACCCCAACAAGATGTCCTTCGTGTGCGAGGAGTGTGGCAAGAAGTACCACACCGTGCTGGGCTACAAGAGGCACATGGCTCTGCACAGGGCCAACAGCGGCGACCTCACCTGCGGGGTGTGCTCCCTGGAGCTGGTGAGCACCGAGGTCCTCCTGCAGCACCTCAAGTCCCATGCCGAGGAGAAGCCCCCGAGCGGAAGCCGCGAGAAGAAGCACCAGTGCGACCACTGCGACAGGTCCTTCTACACCCGCAAGGATGTGCGCCGCCACCTCGTGGTCCACACAGGATGCAAAGATTTCCTGTGCCAGTTCTGCGCCCAGAGATTTGGGCGCAAAGATCACCTCACTAGGCACACCAAGAAGACACACTCCCAGGAGCTGATGAAAGAGAGCTATCAGGCAGGTGACCTTCTTGCCACCTTCCACACCCTCCCACCTGCCTTCCAGCTGAAGGCTGCCTTGGCTCCTTACCCCATGGCAGGGCCCCCCCAGAATGGGCTTGCGGGGGGCATTCCAGCTGAGGTTCACGGCCTCACCCTGGGGCCCCCAGATCAAATTGTCCAGCAGGTGCCACCCATGCCAGAGGTCCTGGCTCCTCTGCACCCAGTGGTAGCCCCCAGCTCTCCTCCTCCACCCCTTCAGAATCACAAGTACACGGCTGGGGCTGCCCCGTACGCCCCGCTGGGCGGCCTGCCGCTGAAAGCAGACGCTAAAGTGTTCTGCAGTATGAGTCTGTTTGAGGAGCTGCCCCTGCCCGAGCCCCAGTCGCCTCACAAGCTGAACCCGGGCTTTGAGCTAGCTAAGGGAGGGCCTGGGAAAGTCACCCTGCCCAAAGAGCTGCCGGCAGAAGCTGTGAATCTGGCGATTCCTGCCTCTCTGGAAATTTCCTCCCTGTTGGGCTTTTGGCAGCtgccccctccagctccccaaaatGGCTTTGCGGGCAACACTCTTCCcctggcacctggggaaccgctGCCCCATGTGATAGGTTGTTTGGGGCAGCAACCTCAAGAAGCCCCCATAGCAGTGGGTACCGTGACCCTGGGCCAGCTGCCGCTGCCCCCCATCCCTCACGTTTTCACAACCGGTACCAACACTGCCATCCTGCCTCACTTCCACCATGCATTCAGATAAGCTGCTTATAAAGGGGCTTTTCTTGTTGTGGAGGGTGTTTTGAGAAGCATTTTAAACATCAGTTGTAAGTTGAGGAAAGATCTGGAAAACGGTACTGAGACTGGTTCTCTGTGATGACTGGcttgaggaagaggagagaagtgTTTTAAATATCAGTTGTGTGAGTTGAGGaaagatctggaagacaggattgaGATTGGGTTATATGTGACGATTGGCTTGAGGAGGAGGATTCTTAAACTGCATGCATTGTGCCAATATATTCTGAGTATTCATGCTTTTTACCAAATGTAACCAGCGCGTGTTCTGTAGTTGAAATGCATTTATTCTTTCCTGTAATCAAACTGCATATATTGTATTCTGTAATCGAAGTACATATATTGTGTTGTATAATCGATAGAAATAAGAATATTGTTATACTTGTTATAACAATCATCCAAAACGACGGCTGCTATCTTATAAatagttgtgtgtgtgtcatgtttaAGTGTAAACCATTAATCGTAATGGTGTTAGCTTAGTAACTGTGTGTCGTTAGCTAGTAAGAAAATTACGGAAAGGTTTGTGTTTCTACAAcctggaagaattttttttttttttttttttttttttagaatatagCCTTTATGTTACAAGTAgattgtgtgtgaatgtgagtgtgtgtggggtttttttttttttttttcagggatttGTACCTGTAGAGTTTAGTTGTAGTTTAGTTACTATTATCATAGCCAACCAGTAGTTTTACTCAAACAGTTACTTGTAGAGCCATAAGTTTTTTTTCCATGTTAAAAGTGCATTTTAATGTAGCTTCAGTGTTTTTCATATGATGATGTGATGTGTGTTATTTCATTTATCTTAGACAAAACTAGTCATCAGTTAcatctgacagaaaaaaaaaaatgtcattgtgtAACCGGGTTAAGTGGTAAAATAATCAAGGTGTCAGTAGTTAAGAGCATTTTGCTGACTATAATATTGATTATATTTTTCATGGGAATTTAAGAAGATATACTGGAATTCAACATATATCTAAAAATACATTAGGTTTCTTTGCCTAGTTTAAATTAGTACTTTAGCTGGTTAAGTTCCTCAGTATTGTTTGTAATCACTAGTAGATAAGTGTGTTTGTAGCTCATCAATTTTAAGTCATTATTAGCTTGTAATCAAAGAGGATTGCATTTTACAATGTAACCGTACTTGTGATCTGTCTCCTGAATTTGGAATCGTATTAATCAATTTAATGTAcaacctaaccttaaaaaaaaaaataccttgtccTGTTTTCGATGGCTTTCTTTTCCTCAAACATATATATCTTACATATAATAAACATCATGTATCCTGCACTCGGGCTTGGTTTTTTTCTGCGGCACGCGCTACATGGGCACTACCCGTAGTTGAGGTAGAAAACATTCCCAGCTCCAGTTGGCTCCCTCATGGCCCCTGCTGGTCATCACTTCCCCCTCGAAACCCACTCTTTGGGCCTCTCAGCGTCCATCAGAAATGTCACCTCTTTGGGGTACAGTCGGGGTATAAGGGCATATATTCTTCCCTTCTCAGGGAGGACCCCTGTAATGTTCCATGTTTCTGAGGTACCAGTCAGAATGCCACCTACCATGCTCCAACTCTGCCATAGTGTTTGCCATCACTTTCTAGTACAAGTTACCATTTTCCTTGTTcctccttgggattttttttttttcagacaaacaCTATGCCCCCTACATATGACAGTTTTTCAGTTAACCTCTAAATAGGATGGAGGTTAAAGAAAGGGAAGCCTTGGGTTTATCTGTGTATCTAAGAAATTATCCACCTCAAGGTGAGAAATCATGTCACCACCAGGCAGGCAGCCAGGTGAGGTGGGTAGATGGCAGAAAGCCTGTACTATGGGAGCCACTGTCAGACCGGATGGACCAAAGGCAGGGGGGCATGAAGCAGGGCAGCTCACCAAGAGGACTCTATTCCCGTAGCATGTCAAGCTCACACAGTGCCGCTTCATCTCTGTGGGAACGCAATCTCCAAAAAGGGTAGGCGGGAAGTGGTAGCTCACCTCAGCTAAGACCTGCGAAAGGGAGTTACAGAAGCTTCCACAAATTCCTGTTCGTCGCTTACTGTAATCTTAGTCAGTTCCAGAACACACACCTGATTTTCCCGAACGTGAAACCGTGACCTTTGGTCCCCATGGTAGAGCTCTGATGTGTGCTGCCCCGCCAGTGGGGACAGCTTGGGACTCTGGGTGAAATTCAGCAGGTGAAATTCAGTGGCTTCATTTCCCAGTGAGGTTTCTTTTCAAGAGCTAAGCGTGAGTGACTCTACAGAAAGATGTTTCTGACCCTTAAGACAGCAAGAAAAGGAGTCAAATGACCTCTCAACGTAGCTTTCTGAACAAACCAATGCTAAAGAAATGAACAGGTGGCTTGTCATTTGGGCATGATAAGAGGCATGAAGCCTTTAGGGCGTTTATCCATCATGTGAAGGTTTCTGCACCCTGCCCTCACTTTGGATTTCTACACACACCCCCAAATGGTCTATGTGGACTATGCAAAACAATTCTACGTGGTGTACTGAGGAACATTCAAGATAAGATGTGGGGACGGGGAGTAGTCAGCCCTACCTGGAACATTTATTATCATGAACCCCTCGATAAGGCTCAGGAAATATCTTGGAAAAAGGGGTGGAAAGCATGCAAgagtgggaggaaggggaggagtgcggGGAAGCACTGACTCCAAGGCATGAGGCCTGCTCTGGCCACCTGTGAActcagcagctgtcattacctgcatgaGATTGCCACACTCTCATTCTGTCATGCATGGGGCTGGGGGGCGAGGGACTCAGGAGGCCCCACCCTTTCCTGAGGATCtagcagctaatggttgctggaagaaggaagacattttctttagtggtatAGCTACTAGTAAGTTTCCCATGCTCCAGAAAATAGCCCCTCATCCATGGCCCGTAAGCCAACCTAAGTAAAGTCATTGAGTTACACACACGCAGGCCACACATAGAAGTGGGACTGCCGGGGACGAGCACTAGGAAGAGGATCAGCAGGAATTAGAGAAGGACAAGAGAAGGTATGGGAAGTGCatgtgaccaaaatacattatatacgtgTGTGAAAATTCCATAGTAAAACCCATTATTATACATGCTAATAGAAGTTTAAAACAGGAGAGAAGATAGCAGTAGTCACTAattataatttatacatataagctgcgttgcagtcgggttcacatCGCTGGTAGAAAACAACcagtcaagagcagcttgtgggaaaaaggttttattttggcttacaggctcgaggggaagctccatgacggcaggggaaaatgatggcatgagcagggggtggacatcacccccagcctACATAAGATGAACCATAGcaataggacagtgtgccaaatgctggcatggggaaactggctgtaacacccataagcccgcccccaacaatacactgcctccaggaggtgttaattcccaaatctccatcaactgggaacctactagcatccagaacacctaagtttatggggggcacctgaatcaaactaccaagcTGGGATTGCAAAAGTTTTTATATAGAATGAAGTTAGTTCAAAATCAATGTTCCTCATATATAATTGTAGTACTCCAGTGATTATTTCACAAAAAGAGTCAAagatcaaagctgggcatggtgcagctggacagatggtttagtggttaaggtgcttgcctgcaaagccaaaggacccaggtttggttccctaggacccatgtaagccagatgcacaaggtggcgcatgcttctagagttcgtttgcagtggctgaaggccctggtgtgcccattctctctatatatctgcctttccccctttctgcctaaagcaaaataaaataaagttttggtttgttttcttaaaaataaaatcaagccaggcatggtggcacatgcctttaatctcagcactcgggaggcagaggtatgaggatcaccgtgagttcaaggccaccctgagacaactacatagtgaattccaggtcagcttggaaccctacttctaaaaaaaaaccctgtgtatgggtggtgcatacttttaatcccagcacttgggaggcagaggtaggaggatccccatgaattcaaggccaccctgagaccacatagtaatagtaaattccaggtcagcttgggctagagcaaaaccctacctcaaaagaaccaaaaaaaaaaaaaagattcaaatatCAATTGTCCTCATGTTTAAAGACAACTAAAAAAcacttcaaataatttttttttcaatttttaaagcaGCATTTACTGATTTACttgagagattgggagagagagtatgccagggtctctcgctgctgcaaacaaacttcagacactttgtgcatctggctttatatggtgttacagtcagctccacgttgctgtcAGAAAACGCCTGGTCAAGAgtggcttgtgggaggaaaagggtttgtttttgtttacagactcaaagggaagctccttgatggcaggggcagacgatggcatgaacagacaatggacatcacctcctggccaacatcaggtggacaacagcagcagcagagtgtgccaaacaccggcaaggggaagctggctatatcacccataagccctTAACAATACATCACTTACAGGTGGCTCCAGTTTTCACATTactaccagctggggatctagcatcaAGAACgcacaagtttatgggggccacctgaatcaaaccaccacacatgtgtcctgggggatcaaatctgggccagcaggctttgcaagcaaacacctttaagcactgagtcatATCTTCAGGCCCAAATGAATCTTCAAACCAGACATCATCATATGGTCTGATGAGTTTAATGACTTGGAAAGTGTTAAGAGAGTAAATAGGGAAGTAAGTTGTAGCTACTGATACTTGTCCTGTGTGATGCCTGGAGGAAATACACATCCCCGTCTTTCCATAGGTGACACTTCTGGGTGAATGCCTTGTCCAGGTTGCTGAGCTTCTGGGAAGCCAGTCTGAAGGCAGAAAGAAACAAACGTTACAGCCTCACACTCCACAGCGTGAATGTTAGACAAGGCTTCCTCAGACTGATGATTTCTTTATGAACAGTTTACGTTCTTGGGGGTCATGGTTGCTGAGCGCTCTGTGTCAGCTCTCTTACTAGGAAGCATTTGGTAAACCTTATTTTATTGTCTAAACTTTTACTTAttcgagagacagagaaagaagcagataaagagagagaatggtcacgccagggcctctagccactgcaaaggaactccagatgcatgcaccacctgatgcatctggctttcgtgagtcccagggaattgaacatgggtcctttggctcacaggcaagtaccttaactgctaagtcatctctccagcccaggcttattattttttaattcttttttatttgagaggaaaagaaagaggcagagagaggatgagcacaccagggcccccagccactgtaatgaatGAACCTCAGatacacgcgccaccttgtgcatccagctctgtatagatattggggaatcgaaccagggccattaggctttgcaggcaagtgccttggctgtGGAGCTATTACTCCAGCCACTGGTAAGTCTTATGAAAGCATAGGACACTCTATCTCCCAGGTTATTAAGACCCCAGGGGCTGATTATGCATGTCTAGCAGATGGACAGGTAGAAATCCATCTATGATAGGAAGAACGTATTTGAAAAGTAGGAGAAGGCAGTAGTTTCCAGGTCTAAAGTGAGGAAACCATTCCCTTGTCTCTTCAGTCAAGATTCAAAGTCTGGGTCTCCTTTTAAACCCTATGCTTTTGTAAGGCATACAGTTCCCAGGGCATACGTTCTGCCAAGCCAACTCAGGGTTTGCCCACCATGGATCCATTCTCCCAAAGGTTCAGTAACTGAATCTCCACATTTTTACATGACCAGCCACACCAAGATTAGAGACAGGTTTGCTCTCACCTGGCCTCTTGCAGTTATTATTTCTTAGAAGATTTCCTAAATCCTTGGCTGAGTTTTCCTCTCGTAGCAGGATCCATGGAGAC
This is a stretch of genomic DNA from Jaculus jaculus isolate mJacJac1 chromosome 9, mJacJac1.mat.Y.cur, whole genome shotgun sequence. It encodes these proteins:
- the Plagl1 gene encoding zinc finger protein PLAGL1; its protein translation is MAPFRCQTCGKSFLTLEKFTIHSYSHSRERPFKCSQTDCGKAFVSKYKLMRHMATHSPQKSHQCAHCEKTFNRKDHLKNHLQTHDPNKMSFVCEECGKKYHTVLGYKRHMALHRANSGDLTCGVCSLELVSTEVLLQHLKSHAEEKPPSGSREKKHQCDHCDRSFYTRKDVRRHLVVHTGCKDFLCQFCAQRFGRKDHLTRHTKKTHSQELMKESYQAGDLLATFHTLPPAFQLKAALAPYPMAGPPQNGLAGGIPAEVHGLTLGPPDQIVQQVPPMPEVLAPLHPVVAPSSPPPPLQNHKYTAGAAPYAPLGGLPLKADAKVFCSMSLFEELPLPEPQSPHKLNPGFELAKGGPGKVTLPKELPAEAVNLAIPASLEISSLLGFWQLPPPAPQNGFAGNTLPLAPGEPLPHVIGCLGQQPQEAPIAVGTVTLGQLPLPPIPHVFTTGTNTAILPHFHHAFR